A stretch of Alligator mississippiensis isolate rAllMis1 chromosome 14, rAllMis1, whole genome shotgun sequence DNA encodes these proteins:
- the GNAT2 gene encoding guanine nucleotide-binding protein G(t) subunit alpha-2 gives MGSGASAEDKEMAKRSKELEKKLQEDADREAKTVKLLLLGAGESGKSTIVKQMKIIHQDGYSPEECMEFKAVIYGNILQSILAIIRAMTTLGIDYSESGRADDGRLLFNLADSIEEGTMPQELVDCIKRLWNDAGVQACVDRASEYQLNDSASYYLSQMERITAPGYLPTEQDVLRSRVKTTGIIETKFSVKDLNFRMFDVGGQRSERKKWIHCFEGVTCIIFCGALSAYDMVLVEDDEVNRMHESLHLFNSICNHKFFATTSIILFLNKKDLFEEKIKKVHLSICFPDYDGPNTYDDAGNYIKIQFLDLNMRRDVKEVYSHMTCATDTQNVKFVFDAVTDVIIKENLKDCGLF, from the exons ATGGGGAGTGGAGCGAGTGCTGAAGATAAGGAGATGGCCAAGAGGTCCAAGGAGCTGGAGAAGAAGCTACAGGAAGATGCAGACAGGGAGGCAAAGACGGTCAAGCTGCTCCTGCTAG GTGCTGGGGAGTCAGGCAAGAGCACAATTGTCAAGCAGATGAA GATTATCCATCAGGACGGTTACTCGCCAGAGGAGTGCATGGAGTTCAAGGCAGTCATCTACGGCAACATACTGCAGTCCATCCTGGCCATCATCCGGGCTATGACCACCCTGGGGATAGATTACAGTGAAAGTGGGCGAGCG GACGATGGGCGCCTGCTGTTCAACTTGGCAGACTCCATTGAGGAGGGGACCATGCCCCAGGAGCTGGTGGACTGTATAAAGAGGCTGTGGAACGATGCGGGAGTGCAGGCCTGTGTCGACAGAGCCTCCGAGTACCAGCTCAATGATTCTGCTTCGTA CTACCTGAGCCAGATGGAAAGGATTACAGCTCCTGGCTACCTCCCCACAGAACAGGACGTGTTACGGTCCCGAGTGAAGACCACCGGCATCATAGAGACCAAGTTCTCCGTCAAAGATCTAAACTTCCG GATGTTTGATGTGGGAGGACAGAGGTCAGAGCGCAAAAAGTGGATCCACTGCTTTGAAGGTGTGACCTGCATCATCTTCTGCGGAGCTCTCAGCGCCTATGACATGGTGCTGGTGGAGGATGATGAAGTG AACCGCATGCATGAATCCCTACATCTGTTCAACAGTATTTGCAACCACAAGTTCTTTGCTACTACTTCTATTATTTTGTTCCTTAACAAGAAGGACCTCTTTGAGGAAAAGATCAAGAAAGTACATCTCAGCATCTGCTTTCCAGACTATGATG GTCCCAACACATATGATGATGCAGGAAATTACATCAAGATTCAGTTTCTTGATTTGAACATGCGGAGAGATGTGAAAGAAGTCTACAGCCATATGACCTGTGCCACAGACACGCAGAACGTCAAATTTGTGTTTGACGCAGTCACGGATGTCATTATCAAGGAAAACCTCAAAGATTGCGGTCTCTTCTAA